In Thermococcus thioreducens, a genomic segment contains:
- a CDS encoding NCS2 family permease, whose product MGWFENYFEFDEHRTDMKTEILAGVTTFMTMAYILFVNPAILSDAMGKEAFNSLVAVTALAAGFATILMGLYAKKPFALAPGMGLNAYFAYSVVIGMGYDWRVALAAVFVEGLIFIVLSVTRVRSAIIHAIPLSQKYAIGAGIGLFLTFIGLNDVGLLSAKVVAPKGSELLIDNQVNLIGTLKFTGLNTSLLTSGEILLFFFGLFLAMVLIALRIKGSLLISILATSVIGWVTGVAPWPDQLFSTPDISYTFMQMDLKGLLNVGALGVIFAFFMVDFFDTLGTVTGLSAKAGFLTNDGKVPEAEKILLTDAVGTTVGAVLGTSTVTTYIESAAGIEEGGRTGMTALVTGLLFLGIGLFIAPLVQAIPAFATAPALVIVGYYMLSAVKEIDFTDHTEAIPAFLVLITIPYTYSIADGIGAGFISYTLLKLFSGRGKELHPLMYILAVIFVAYFAYLGGVF is encoded by the coding sequence ATGGGCTGGTTTGAGAACTACTTCGAGTTTGACGAACACAGAACCGACATGAAGACTGAAATCCTGGCCGGTGTCACCACCTTCATGACCATGGCCTACATCCTCTTCGTGAACCCTGCGATACTCAGCGATGCCATGGGTAAGGAGGCATTCAATTCACTCGTCGCCGTCACAGCCCTGGCCGCTGGCTTCGCGACCATTCTGATGGGCCTCTACGCCAAGAAGCCCTTTGCCCTTGCTCCCGGAATGGGGCTGAACGCCTACTTCGCCTACAGCGTGGTTATCGGCATGGGCTACGACTGGCGCGTTGCCCTCGCGGCGGTCTTCGTTGAAGGTCTCATCTTCATAGTCCTCAGCGTCACCAGAGTTAGGAGTGCGATAATCCACGCGATACCGCTCAGCCAGAAGTACGCCATTGGAGCCGGCATAGGCCTCTTTCTGACCTTCATAGGCCTCAACGACGTCGGCCTGCTTTCGGCCAAGGTCGTCGCCCCCAAGGGCTCCGAGCTCCTCATCGACAACCAGGTGAACCTCATCGGAACCCTCAAGTTCACCGGGCTGAACACCTCCCTCCTGACCAGCGGCGAAATACTGCTCTTCTTCTTCGGCCTGTTCCTGGCGATGGTTCTCATAGCCCTCCGCATCAAGGGTTCACTGCTCATCTCAATCCTCGCCACGAGCGTCATCGGCTGGGTCACCGGCGTTGCCCCCTGGCCGGACCAGCTGTTCTCAACGCCGGACATAAGCTACACCTTCATGCAGATGGACCTTAAGGGACTCCTCAACGTCGGGGCGCTCGGCGTTATCTTCGCCTTCTTCATGGTGGACTTCTTCGACACCCTGGGAACAGTGACTGGACTCAGTGCCAAGGCCGGCTTCCTCACCAATGACGGAAAGGTCCCAGAGGCAGAAAAGATACTCCTCACGGATGCAGTGGGCACAACCGTTGGAGCGGTTCTTGGAACGTCAACGGTAACCACCTACATCGAGAGCGCCGCTGGCATAGAGGAGGGCGGAAGAACCGGAATGACCGCACTCGTTACCGGCCTGCTCTTCCTCGGCATAGGCCTCTTCATAGCCCCGCTGGTCCAAGCGATACCAGCCTTCGCAACCGCCCCGGCGCTCGTCATAGTGGGCTACTACATGCTCAGCGCGGTCAAGGAGATAGACTTCACAGACCACACCGAGGCGATTCCGGCCTTTCTCGTCCTCATAACGATACCCTACACCTACTCGATAGCGGACGGCATAGGTGCGGGCTTCATAAGCTACACCCTGCTCAAGCTCTTCAGCGGCCGCGGAAAGGAGCTCCACCCTCTCATGTACATCCTGGCGGTAATATTCGTGGCCTACTTCGCCTACCTCGGCGGAGTCTTCTGA
- a CDS encoding cysteine peptidase family C39 domain-containing protein, whose product MNWKAPVVLLIGLFLLGGVVTAAPVEKPEAVPLATVKALALRELHKFPEFNGAIPTNPTPLYFPDGRLAAYEFRMVKNGKTIGYIIVSANRNLPPAILEAGFGEKTPSDLMKELAARKGVKNYRLTYFGGLSYGLLAGDKVVDMKGGEYKKPSRYTLSLEVDAIRNQKEWKSLWTEKAHTSVEVRYPTLLASAVEYKVILTVPAWSWQDSDEGGADNGLPPTPHPIEVTELGYDYVGPDPDPWEKDDGCAPISGAMIVGYYELQYRDSWYREAVIDILHITMDTQGKETSYQNIALGMKRFYEKAVELYNSGIISRKPRYDYDSFTLYPSNNLQLYTYIKSEINMNRPTILTSTHGVSEDGNFEWPSQGLGNYHTVAVTGYKAFDDGSKYIYVHTTENSPYAAWIQLESITNPVLTIVRPIYKG is encoded by the coding sequence ATGAACTGGAAGGCCCCTGTAGTGTTACTCATTGGACTTTTCTTGTTAGGGGGGGTCGTGACGGCGGCACCGGTTGAAAAACCAGAAGCAGTACCATTAGCCACAGTCAAAGCACTCGCACTCAGGGAACTTCACAAGTTCCCGGAATTCAACGGGGCAATCCCAACCAACCCAACACCCCTCTACTTCCCCGACGGCAGGTTGGCGGCTTACGAATTCAGAATGGTCAAGAACGGAAAAACCATAGGCTACATCATAGTATCAGCCAACAGGAATTTGCCGCCGGCAATTCTCGAAGCAGGCTTTGGCGAGAAGACCCCAAGCGACCTGATGAAAGAACTCGCCGCGAGAAAAGGAGTGAAAAACTATCGCCTCACATACTTTGGAGGGCTAAGCTACGGCCTGCTGGCAGGAGACAAAGTAGTAGACATGAAAGGAGGAGAATACAAAAAGCCAAGCAGATACACTCTCTCACTGGAAGTTGATGCCATCAGAAACCAAAAAGAGTGGAAATCACTCTGGACAGAAAAAGCCCACACCTCCGTTGAGGTGAGGTATCCAACACTGCTTGCCAGTGCAGTAGAATACAAAGTCATCCTCACAGTTCCGGCGTGGTCTTGGCAGGATAGCGATGAAGGTGGTGCAGATAATGGTTTGCCCCCAACACCCCACCCAATTGAGGTTACAGAACTCGGTTACGATTATGTTGGACCCGATCCCGATCCCTGGGAAAAGGATGATGGATGTGCCCCGATCTCAGGAGCCATGATAGTAGGGTATTATGAACTTCAGTATCGAGACAGCTGGTACCGCGAGGCGGTGATAGACATACTCCACATAACCATGGATACTCAAGGAAAAGAAACATCTTATCAAAACATTGCCCTAGGAATGAAGAGGTTCTATGAAAAAGCTGTGGAGTTGTACAACAGCGGTATAATTTCCAGAAAACCCAGATATGACTACGATTCGTTTACGTTGTATCCTTCGAATAATCTTCAGCTGTACACGTACATTAAAAGCGAGATCAACATGAACAGACCAACTATACTAACATCCACTCATGGAGTAAGCGAAGATGGCAATTTTGAATGGCCTTCTCAGGGTCTCGGCAATTATCATACAGTAGCAGTAACGGGATACAAAGCTTTTGACGACGGTAGCAAGTACATATACGTCCACACAACAGAAAACAGTCCCTATGCAGCATGGATACAGCTCGAAAGTATAACTAATCCAGTATTGACCATAGTCAGACCTATTTACAAGGGGTGA
- a CDS encoding ABC transporter ATP-binding protein has protein sequence MVRVELRGVLKEWEDFRLEISELAVKDGEFLTLLGPSGCGKTTTLRIIAGFEKPDRGEILFDGKPVNDLPPYERGIGIVFQDYALFPHMTVFKNIAFGLEMKKLPKAEIERRVKWALELVGLEGLENRYPEQLSGGQQQRVALARALVVEPDVLLLDEPLSNLDAKIRERLRGEIKRIQRELGITTIYVTHDQEEAMAVSDRIAVMNFGRVEQVGKPLELYYRPKTEFVARFLGLSNILELKAENGRACLNGLCFNVGRDGKVRVFFRPESVYVKPGDAAEIIDYELLPGRIRLKLEIEGSVILAERFLDELPFGVEAMPERVGIEVRSFSVLG, from the coding sequence ATGGTGAGGGTGGAACTGAGGGGAGTCCTCAAGGAGTGGGAGGATTTCCGGCTTGAGATAAGTGAGTTGGCAGTTAAGGACGGCGAGTTTCTCACGCTCCTCGGGCCTAGCGGCTGCGGAAAGACGACGACACTCAGAATTATAGCAGGCTTTGAAAAGCCGGATAGGGGAGAGATACTATTCGATGGAAAACCCGTAAACGATCTACCCCCCTACGAGCGCGGGATCGGCATAGTCTTCCAAGATTATGCCCTTTTCCCCCATATGACGGTCTTCAAGAACATCGCTTTCGGGCTGGAGATGAAAAAGCTCCCGAAGGCCGAAATCGAGAGGCGGGTGAAATGGGCCCTGGAACTCGTCGGTCTGGAAGGCCTCGAAAACCGCTATCCGGAGCAGCTGAGCGGTGGCCAGCAGCAGCGCGTAGCTCTCGCGAGGGCCCTTGTCGTCGAGCCCGATGTCCTTCTCTTGGATGAACCACTCAGCAACCTCGACGCCAAAATAAGGGAAAGGCTTAGGGGGGAGATAAAGAGAATCCAGCGCGAGCTTGGCATAACGACGATATACGTCACCCACGACCAGGAGGAGGCCATGGCGGTAAGCGACAGGATTGCCGTTATGAACTTTGGAAGAGTGGAGCAGGTGGGAAAACCGCTGGAGCTCTACTACCGCCCAAAGACCGAGTTCGTGGCGCGCTTTCTGGGTTTGAGCAACATACTAGAGCTTAAAGCGGAAAACGGGAGGGCCTGCCTCAATGGACTGTGCTTCAACGTCGGAAGGGACGGGAAAGTTAGGGTCTTCTTCAGGCCGGAGAGCGTCTACGTAAAACCCGGGGATGCTGCCGAAATCATCGACTACGAACTCCTGCCCGGCAGGATAAGGCTCAAGCTTGAAATCGAAGGCAGCGTTATCCTCGCGGAACGCTTCCTCGATGAGCTGCCCTTCGGAGTTGAGGCCATGCCCGAACGTGTGGGCATAGAGGTGAGGAGCTTTTCGGTGCTGGGATGA
- a CDS encoding ABC transporter permease, which produces MRVKPSKLFLLIPLAFLLTFFYIPLASILKTGLGENGFTLRHISAVLGNDYHRRVILFTIGQAVASTLLTLALGLPGAYIFARYDFPGKSIIKAVLTVPFVMPSVMVALGYILLFGKSGFITGLIGRDPGIIYSWKGILLAHAFYNFPIVIRMVSSLWQRVNPHYEEAAMALGARGWTLFRKVTLPMISPAIFASAMLTFVFCFLSFSIPLIIGGYRYATIEVDIFTSIMVLLDFKTGSALAIIQILLSMAFMYLYLRALDAYTKREEQRVFRKPVPFTRRDWLSVKGLLVGVYSLIVFLFIVSPLLAVLYDSLHFNDAWSLEWYRRIFSTEYNPMFGTTTLDAIRNSLAFGLATIFLSVITALPIAYALHRWNFKAKRLFDVLVMLPLASSAITLGLGYIKVFSGTPLYFTAWIIIAAHTVIAYPFVLRAVSTSLKKIRPNLWEAALSLGAREWKAFLRVELPLALGGVIVGAIFAFAMSIAELGATYMLAKPEYTTMTVAIYKFLGARQFGSASALAVLLMAVSTLGFLIIERAGEEVW; this is translated from the coding sequence ATGAGGGTGAAGCCTTCGAAGCTCTTCCTGCTCATCCCTCTGGCATTCCTGCTCACCTTTTTCTACATCCCGTTAGCCAGTATTCTAAAAACCGGCCTCGGGGAGAACGGGTTCACTCTCAGGCACATCTCCGCCGTTCTGGGTAACGACTACCACCGAAGGGTTATCCTATTCACGATAGGACAAGCGGTTGCCTCGACGCTCCTTACCCTGGCACTCGGCCTTCCCGGGGCGTACATATTCGCCCGCTATGATTTTCCCGGGAAGAGCATCATAAAAGCCGTCCTAACCGTCCCGTTCGTCATGCCCAGCGTGATGGTGGCTCTCGGCTACATTCTCCTCTTCGGAAAGAGCGGTTTTATAACCGGCCTCATCGGCCGCGATCCCGGCATAATCTACTCCTGGAAGGGTATTCTCCTAGCCCATGCATTCTACAACTTTCCGATAGTCATACGCATGGTCTCGTCGCTGTGGCAGCGTGTTAATCCCCACTACGAGGAGGCGGCGATGGCACTCGGAGCGAGAGGCTGGACGCTCTTCAGAAAGGTTACCCTGCCGATGATCTCCCCAGCGATTTTTGCCTCCGCGATGCTCACCTTCGTGTTCTGCTTCCTGAGCTTCTCGATTCCGCTCATCATCGGCGGCTACCGCTATGCCACCATAGAGGTGGATATCTTCACCTCGATAATGGTTCTCCTAGACTTCAAGACGGGTTCAGCCCTCGCGATAATCCAGATACTCCTCAGCATGGCCTTCATGTACCTCTACCTGAGGGCGCTCGATGCCTACACCAAGCGCGAGGAGCAGAGGGTTTTCAGGAAGCCAGTTCCATTCACGAGGCGCGACTGGCTGAGCGTTAAGGGACTGCTAGTTGGGGTTTATTCCCTCATCGTCTTCCTCTTCATAGTCTCACCCCTCCTGGCGGTCCTCTACGACTCCCTGCACTTCAACGATGCCTGGAGCCTCGAATGGTACAGAAGGATATTCTCGACCGAGTACAACCCGATGTTCGGGACGACAACTCTCGACGCGATCAGGAACTCTCTGGCCTTCGGTCTGGCGACCATATTCCTCTCCGTCATCACAGCCCTTCCCATAGCCTACGCCCTCCACCGCTGGAACTTTAAGGCCAAAAGGCTCTTTGACGTCCTGGTAATGCTCCCGCTGGCGAGTTCGGCCATAACCCTCGGTCTGGGATACATAAAGGTCTTCAGCGGCACTCCACTCTATTTCACGGCGTGGATAATAATCGCCGCCCACACGGTTATAGCCTACCCCTTCGTTTTAAGGGCAGTTTCAACGTCCCTGAAGAAGATAAGGCCGAACCTCTGGGAGGCGGCGCTGAGCCTCGGCGCCAGGGAGTGGAAGGCCTTTCTAAGGGTGGAGCTTCCGCTGGCCCTGGGTGGGGTCATCGTCGGCGCGATATTCGCCTTCGCCATGAGCATAGCAGAGCTTGGAGCGACCTACATGCTCGCGAAGCCGGAATACACCACCATGACCGTGGCTATATACAAGTTCCTCGGGGCGAGGCAGTTCGGTTCCGCCTCGGCCTTAGCCGTTCTCCTCATGGCAGTCTCAACGCTGGGCTTCCTGATAATCGAGAGGGCAGGTGAGGAGGTATGGTGA
- a CDS encoding DmpA family aminopeptidase: MKAPELGIKIGRYEHGKNNSIADLGVGVGHSTIIEGDDIRRGVTILVPPVGNPFRERLFAGVYTFNGFSKPIGFIQTGELGYIETPIALTSTLNGYRVADALISLWAGENPEGISVNPLVMECNDGYLNDNKKRAVREEHVFEAFKSASLDFEEGSVGAGTGMSAFEFKGGIGSSSRIVEIGSEEYTVASLVLSNFGKREDLVIAGVPVGWELRDYPGRGLSMRGSISIVIATDAPLTSRQLTRVARRAILGLARTGSYGHNGSGDIVLAFSTAQTVPSGKEAHSIGFLPDDALNRLFIAAADSTEEAIINSLLQARTMEGRNGRIRYALPVDRLVEIMERYGRIERA; the protein is encoded by the coding sequence ATGAAGGCACCCGAGCTGGGAATAAAGATAGGCCGTTATGAGCACGGGAAAAATAACTCCATTGCCGACTTGGGCGTCGGGGTCGGCCATTCGACGATAATCGAGGGGGACGACATTAGAAGGGGAGTTACGATCCTCGTCCCGCCGGTGGGGAACCCCTTCAGAGAGAGGCTCTTCGCAGGAGTTTACACCTTCAACGGCTTTTCCAAGCCGATTGGGTTTATCCAGACGGGGGAGCTGGGATACATCGAAACTCCAATAGCTTTAACCAGCACGCTGAACGGCTACCGTGTTGCGGACGCTCTGATAAGCCTCTGGGCAGGGGAGAACCCCGAAGGGATATCGGTAAACCCGCTCGTAATGGAGTGCAACGACGGCTACCTCAACGATAATAAAAAGCGTGCCGTTAGGGAGGAACACGTTTTTGAGGCCTTCAAAAGCGCCTCCCTTGACTTTGAAGAGGGCTCCGTTGGAGCAGGCACCGGAATGAGTGCCTTTGAGTTCAAGGGCGGTATAGGGTCATCCTCCAGGATTGTTGAGATCGGTAGCGAGGAGTACACAGTTGCGTCGCTCGTCCTCAGCAACTTCGGCAAGAGGGAGGATTTGGTCATAGCAGGGGTTCCCGTCGGCTGGGAGCTGAGGGACTACCCGGGCAGGGGGCTTTCCATGAGGGGCAGTATCTCGATAGTCATAGCCACCGATGCCCCACTCACATCGAGGCAGCTCACGAGGGTGGCGAGGAGGGCCATCCTTGGCCTGGCCAGGACAGGCTCCTACGGTCACAACGGGAGCGGGGACATAGTTCTGGCGTTCTCGACGGCCCAGACCGTCCCGAGCGGCAAGGAGGCTCATTCCATCGGGTTCCTCCCGGACGACGCGCTCAACAGGCTCTTCATAGCCGCCGCGGATTCCACTGAAGAGGCGATAATCAACTCCCTCCTGCAGGCCAGGACGATGGAGGGCAGAAACGGCAGGATCCGCTACGCCCTTCCGGTTGATAGGCTTGTGGAAATCATGGAAAGATACGGGAGGATTGAGAGGGCTTAA
- a CDS encoding deoxyribonuclease IV → MFKVDRLRFGTAGIPISTPKRSTLDGIVHVRNLGLDAMELEFVRGVNLRPELAKKIKYVARKHDILLTAHAPYYINLNATEKAKVEASKKRIIQSAERLHEAGGWSVVFHAGYYLKQDPGKVYEKIRGEIKDIVKSLQERGIEVWVRPELTGKPTQFGDLRELVKLSEEIEMVLPTIDFAHCHARNVGKFNSAEEWREMLSFMEDRLGREALDNMHIHISGINYTSKGERNHLNLQESDMNWEDLLRVLKEFKVKGVVISESPNIEGDAILMKKKYEEIQI, encoded by the coding sequence ATGTTTAAAGTTGACAGACTGCGCTTCGGAACGGCCGGAATACCCATCTCAACCCCAAAGCGCTCAACGCTTGACGGAATAGTCCACGTGAGAAACCTAGGCCTTGACGCGATGGAGCTGGAGTTCGTCCGAGGGGTCAACCTCAGGCCGGAGCTGGCGAAGAAGATAAAATACGTCGCCAGAAAGCACGATATTCTGCTGACCGCCCACGCACCGTACTACATCAACCTCAATGCAACGGAGAAAGCCAAGGTCGAGGCCAGCAAGAAGAGGATAATCCAGAGCGCCGAGCGCTTACACGAGGCCGGCGGCTGGAGCGTGGTTTTTCATGCGGGCTACTACCTCAAGCAGGATCCTGGAAAGGTTTATGAGAAAATACGGGGGGAGATTAAGGATATCGTAAAGAGCCTCCAGGAGAGGGGCATCGAGGTGTGGGTAAGGCCCGAGCTGACCGGCAAGCCGACCCAGTTCGGAGACCTGAGGGAGCTGGTAAAGCTGAGCGAAGAGATCGAGATGGTTCTGCCGACGATAGACTTCGCCCACTGCCATGCCAGGAACGTCGGGAAGTTCAACAGCGCCGAAGAATGGCGCGAGATGCTGAGCTTTATGGAGGACAGGCTCGGCAGAGAAGCCCTGGACAACATGCACATCCACATAAGCGGCATAAACTACACCTCAAAGGGCGAGAGGAACCACCTCAACCTCCAGGAGAGCGACATGAACTGGGAAGACCTGCTGAGGGTTCTCAAGGAGTTCAAAGTCAAGGGAGTGGTCATAAGCGAGAGCCCGAACATCGAAGGCGATGCAATCCTGATGAAGAAGAAATACGAGGAGATACAGATTTAA